The Fulvivirga maritima genome segment AAAGGTTAACCGATAAAATCGCTAGCATTTTCGTACCTACAATTATTGCTATTTCCATTATCACCTTCGCCACCTGGATGTTACTAGGCCAGCAAGACGCTTTCACTCATGCCTTGCTTACTTCCATTGCTGTGCTGGTAATCGCTTGTCCCTGTGCCCTGGGGCTGGCCACTCCTACCGCTATAATGGTAGGCGTAGGTAAAGGCGCTCAAAACAACATACTCATTAAAGATGCCGAAAGCCTGGAATTGGGACACAAGGTAAATGCTATTGTTGTAGATAAAACAGGCACTATTACAGAAGGTAAGCCTACCGTATCTGACATGCTCTGGACAGATAAATCTAAAAAAGCCATATTATTAGCTATCGAATCTCAGTCTGAACACCCATTAGCACAGGCCGTGGTAAACAAGCTAAGAAACGAAACCTCCGCGGCAACTATCAATGGATTTAAAAGCATAACTGGTAAAGGTGCTGAAGCGAAAGATGAAAATGGCCTTACTTATTATGTAGGCAACGAAAGACTACTTCAGGAGCACAACATAGCCATATCAGAAGACCTGAATGGACCCACTAGCAACTGGCAACAGGAAGCTAAAACGGTCATATATTTTGCTGATCAAGAAAAAGTGCTGGCAGCCTTAGCCATTACTGACCAGCTCAAGCCGAACTCTGCCAGCGCCATTGAGGAACTCAAAGGCATGGGGGTGGCTGTATATATGCTCACTGGCGATAATAATGATACCGCTAAGCAAGTAGCAAAACAGGTAGGCGTAACGGACTTTAAAGGCGAAGTACTGCCTTCGGATAAGGCCGCATTTGTAAAAGAACTACAAGCTCAAGGCAATACAGTGGCTATGGTAGGCGATGGCATTAATGACTCCCATGCACTGGCTCAGACCGATGTAAGTATAGCCATGGGACATGGTTCTGATATAGCTATGGATGTAGCTAAAATAACGCTGATCACCTCTGATTTGGCTTATATTCCTAAAGCATTAAGGCTTTCTCATAAAACGGTGAAAGGCATAAAACAAAACCTTTTCTGGGCCTTTATCTATAACCTGATAGGCATACCTATCGCGGCTGGCTTGCTCTACCCTATCAATGGCTTTTTATTAGATCCTATGATAGCAGGTGCAGCTATGGCT includes the following:
- a CDS encoding heavy metal translocating P-type ATPase — translated: MDTMTIDQKIKKETFPVEGMSCASCASSVESILTHTHGVKKANVNLASNSVLVEYEAETPTTELQKALQSVGFDLIIDAEDPEEAQQEVQQKHYHEVKFRLIWSAIFTLPVFVIGMFFMDWAPGKYVSLALTLPVIFYFGRNFYINAWKQAKHKQANMDTLVALSTGIAFIFSVFNTFFPQFWLNHGIEPHVYYEASVVIITFISLGKLLEERAKSNTSSAIKKLMGLQPKVVTVILNGEEKQIPLSEVQQGYTIIVKPGDKIPVDGEVLNGNSYVDESMITGEPIPAAKNKGQKVFAGTVNQQGSFQFTAEKVGKETLLSQIIKMVQEAQGSKAPVQRLTDKIASIFVPTIIAISIITFATWMLLGQQDAFTHALLTSIAVLVIACPCALGLATPTAIMVGVGKGAQNNILIKDAESLELGHKVNAIVVDKTGTITEGKPTVSDMLWTDKSKKAILLAIESQSEHPLAQAVVNKLRNETSAATINGFKSITGKGAEAKDENGLTYYVGNERLLQEHNIAISEDLNGPTSNWQQEAKTVIYFADQEKVLAALAITDQLKPNSASAIEELKGMGVAVYMLTGDNNDTAKQVAKQVGVTDFKGEVLPSDKAAFVKELQAQGNTVAMVGDGINDSHALAQTDVSIAMGHGSDIAMDVAKITLITSDLAYIPKALRLSHKTVKGIKQNLFWAFIYNLIGIPIAAGLLYPINGFLLDPMIAGAAMAFSSVSVVLNSLRLNNIKL